In the Anastrepha obliqua isolate idAnaObli1 chromosome 1, idAnaObli1_1.0, whole genome shotgun sequence genome, one interval contains:
- the LOC129250749 gene encoding globin CTT-VIIB-7-like codes for MSFSAEEVADIQKSWELPKANLTDSGAAILVKYVTKYPENLPHFPFKDVPVADLSSNERFRSHVTKIMTVFDNSINALGSDEVKVTQIWEDLAKTHIKRHIPEKSYLELKDTIVEVLSEAAKLTDAQKVAWNKMLDHVYAILFKKLAELGA; via the exons ATGAGCTTCTCTGCAGAAGAAGTCGCTGATATCCAGAAAAGCTGGGAGTTGCCAAAAGCTAATCTAACGGACTCAGGTGCGGCCATACTTGTTAAATACGTCACGAAGTATCCCGAGAACCTGCCACATTTTCCATTCAAAGATGTACCCGTTGCTGATTTGAGC AGCAACGAACGCTTCCGTTCGCACGTCACCAAAATCATGACCGTCTTCGACAACTCCATTAATGCGCTCGGCTCTGACGAGGTGAAAGTCACTCAAATTTGGGAGGATCTAGCCAAGACTCATATCAAACGCCATATACCTGAGAAATCCTATTTGGAGTTGAAAGATACCATTGTTGAGGTTTTGAGCGAAGCAGCGAAATTAACTGATGCACAGAAGGTTGCTTGGAATAAAATGTTGGATCACGTCtatgcaattttgtttaagaaattGGCGGAATTGGGAGCTTGA